The following proteins come from a genomic window of Trifolium pratense cultivar HEN17-A07 linkage group LG4, ARS_RC_1.1, whole genome shotgun sequence:
- the LOC123924060 gene encoding calcium-dependent protein kinase 17, with protein MGNCCSGGTDDPQDKGETNQQNNANGDSSATTPPPSSKPASKSSKPAAMGPVLGRPMEDVKATYSMGKELGRGQFGVTHLCTHKATGKQYACKTIAKRKLVNKEDIEDVRREVQIMHHLTGQPNIVELLGAYEDKQSVHLVMELCAGGELFDRIIAKGHYTERAAASLLRTIVQIVHTCHSMGVIHRDLKPENFLLLNKDENAPLKATDFGLSVFYKQGETFKDIVGSAYYIAPEVLKRKYGPEVDIWSVGVMLYILLCGVPPFWAESENGIFNAILRGHVDFSSDPWPSISPQAKDLVRKMLNSDPKQRLTAYEVLNHPWIKEDGEAPDTPLDNAVLNRLKQFRAMNQFKKVALKVIAGCLSEEEIMGLKQMFKGMDTDNSGTITIEELKQGLAKQGTKLSEAEVKQLMEAADADGNGIIDYDEFITATMAMNRMNREEHVYTAFQYFDKDNSGYITIEELEQALHEYNMHDGRDIKEIISEVDADNDGRINYDEFVAMMGKGNPEVNTKRRNSTLY; from the exons ATGGGCAATTGTTGCTCAGGTGGCACTGATGATCCACAAGACAAGGGAGAAACCAATCAACAAAACAATGCAAATGGAGATTCATCGGCTACAACGCCGCCACCATCATCAAAACCAGCCTCTAAATCATCTAAACCGGCCGCGATGGGTCCTGTTCTCGGAAGACCAATGGAAGATGTAAAAGCTACTTATAGCATGGGGAAGGAACTTGGAAGGGGACAATTTGGTGTAACACATTTATGCACACACAAAGCCACTGGAAAACAATATGCTTGCAAAACAATCGCCAAGAGAAAGCTTGTTAACAAGGAAGATATTGAGGATGTTAGGAGGGAGGTTCAGATTATGCATCATCTAACAGGACAGCCTAATATTGTAGAACTTCTTGGTGCTTATGAAGATAAACAATCTGTTCATTTGGTTATGGAGTTGTGTGCAGGTGGTGAACTATTCGATAGAATCATTGCTAAGGGTCATTATACAGAACGCGCTGCGGCTTCCTTGTTGAGAACCATTGTTCAAATTGTTCATACTTGTCATTCCATGGGTGTTATTCATAGAGATCTTAAGCCTGAAAATTTCCTATTGTTGAACAAGGATGAGAATGCTCCTCTGAAAGCCACCGATTTCGGTTTATCTGTCTTTTACAAGCAAG GAGAAACATTCAAAGATATTGTTGGAAGTGCATATTACATTGCACCTGAGGTGTTGAAGAGGAAATATGGACCAGAAGTAGACATTTGGAGTGTTGGTGTCATGTTATACATTCTTCTATGTGGTGTTCCACCATTTTGGGCAG AATCTGAAAATGGGATATTCAATGCCATCCTAAGAGGCCACGTTGACTTTTCGAGCGATCCATGGCCCTCCATTTCACCTCAAGCAAAAGATCTTGTAAGGAAAATGTTGAATTCAGATCCTAAGCAGAGGCTAACAGCATATGAAGTTTTGA ATCATCCTTGGATCAAGGAAGATGGAGAAGCACCAGATACACCTCTTGATAATGCTGTGCTCAATAGGCTCAAACAGTTTAGAGCAATGAATCAATTCAAGAAAGTTGCTCTAAAG GTTATTGCTGGCTGCCTATCAGAGGAAGAAATCATGGGATTGAAGCAGATGTTTAAGGGTATGGACACTGACAACAGTGGAACCATTACAATTGAAGAGCTCAAGCAAGGACTTGCAAAACAAGGAACTAAACTGTCTGAAGCAGAAGTTAAGCAATTAATGGAAGCT GCAGATGCTGATGGTAATGGAATCATAGACTATGACGAGTTCATCACAGCAACAATGGCCATGAACCGAATGAACAGAGAAGAACATGTTTACACTGCCTTCCAATACTTCGATAAAGATAACAGCgg GTACATCACCATTGAAGAACTAGAGCAAGCTCTCCATGAGTATAACATGCATGATGGCAGAGACATCAAGGAAATCATTTCAGAAGTTGATGCAGATAAT GATGGTCGGATTAACTATGATGAATTTGTTGCAATGATGGGCAAAGGAAACCCAGAAGTAAATACCAAGAGGCGCAATTCAACCTTGTATTAG
- the LOC123924061 gene encoding splicing factor 3B subunit 6-like protein, producing the protein MTTISLRKGNTRLPPEVNRVLYVRNLPFNITSEEMYDIFGKYGAIRQIRIGTNKDTRGTAFVVYEDIYDAKTAVDHLSGFNVANRYLIVLYYQQAKMSKKFDQKKKEDEIAKMQEKYGVSTKDNK; encoded by the coding sequence ATGACAACAATCAGTCTCCGGAAAGGAAACACACGACTCCCACCGGAAGTTAACCGCGTCCTTTACGTCCGCAACCTTCCTTTCAACATCACAAGCGAAGAAATGTACGATATATTCGGCAAATACGGTGCAATTCGTCAGATCCGAATCGGAACTAACAAAGACACTCGCGGCACTGCTTTCGTCGTTTATGAAGATATCTACGATGCTAAAACCGCCGTCGATCATCTCTCCGGTTTCAATGTTGCGAATCGGTATCTTATTGTTCTTTATTATCAACAAGCGAAGATGAGTAAGAAATTTGAtcagaagaagaaggaagatgaAATTGCGAAGATGCAGGAGAAATATGGTGTTTCTACTAAAGATAACAAGTAG
- the LOC123922663 gene encoding uncharacterized protein LOC123922663 gives MDQRQAMNAPAKMSVPQFGGWDQKAPGATDYSMVFAQARTNKKNQKSDLTEVKRTSLVNEPDATKANQGHHARPASAPANGHRARPAHGHHARPAHGQARSQVNADARTPEDPVVVMVRPFSLFPVSVA, from the exons ATGGATCAAAGGCAGGCAATG AATGCACCTGCTAAAATGTCTGTGCCTCAGTTTGGAGGGTGGGACCAAAAGGCTCCAGGAGCTACCGACTATTCGATGGTGTTTGCTCAGGCTCGCACTAATAAAAAGAACCAGAAATCTGACCTTACTGAAGTTAAGCGTACTAGCCTCGTGAATGAACCGGACGCCACCAAAGCTAATCAAGGTCATCACGCTCGTCCTGCTTCTGCTCCTGCTAATGGTCATCGCGCTCGTCCTGCTCATGGTCATCACGCTCGTCCTGCTCATGGTCAAGCCCGTTCGCAAGTTAATGCTGATGCTCGCACTCCAGAAGATCCTGTTGTAGTCATGGTGAGACCATTTTCTTTATTTCCTGTTTCGGTTGCATGA